In the Hydrogenimonas thermophila genome, one interval contains:
- a CDS encoding OmpA/MotB family protein has protein sequence MRFLRNHQTPQEENHFWISISDLMTSLLFIFILILAYMILEYQDKQNIAQKKIEAFEKNINARNELLHKLQLNLKKKGINVEIDTDDGAMRITRERLFDSAKADIRKDKVWVIKEVANELLNMMIQNKYKNAINTIFIEGHTDNVKLNKSRCGFRWTNMELSAQRAINTFLLMDQLTNGAFSKLTNKKGEALISYSGYADTRPIKGVSNETEDGRERNRRIQFFFAVNPPSIEELKNED, from the coding sequence ATGAGGTTTTTAAGAAATCATCAAACTCCACAAGAAGAAAATCATTTTTGGATCTCTATTTCAGATTTGATGACATCTTTGCTATTTATCTTTATTTTGATTCTTGCATATATGATACTTGAATATCAGGACAAACAGAATATTGCACAAAAAAAGATTGAAGCATTTGAAAAAAATATAAATGCTCGTAATGAACTATTGCATAAGTTACAACTTAACTTAAAAAAGAAAGGGATAAATGTTGAAATAGATACTGATGATGGTGCAATGAGAATTACAAGGGAACGACTTTTTGATTCAGCAAAAGCAGATATTAGAAAAGATAAAGTTTGGGTTATAAAAGAGGTAGCAAATGAGTTGCTTAATATGATGATTCAAAATAAGTATAAAAATGCTATTAATACTATTTTTATAGAAGGACATACAGATAATGTTAAACTAAATAAAAGTAGATGCGGTTTTAGATGGACCAATATGGAACTTTCAGCTCAACGGGCAATTAATACTTTTTTATTGATGGATCAATTAACCAATGGAGCTTTTTCAAAACTAACAAATAAAAAAGGAGAAGCACTAATATCTTATAGTGGTTATGCTGATACACGACCAATTAAGGGAGTCTCTAACGAAACTGAAGATGGAAGGGAACGTAATCGTCGTATTCAGTTTTTTTTCGCAGTCAATCCTCCTAGTATTGAAGAGTTAAAAAATGAAGATTGA
- the zorA gene encoding anti-phage ZorAB system protein ZorA gives MTTKEILLKLLPFSHKENETIVFTTNLSFGDWIVTSIEIFLIVIFLFASIKLWFSYRKDLKDIELLEKEIGLLKEKGFGYYNDFLENLKQNSRIYHLWNEFDESLIKQGNSLENSLDADYFFNERTLASHVGSKFYSAIAGILLGIGLLGTFFALYVALVNLNLEGDNLKESIRHFIGMVGVKFTASVWGILLSVFYTFIEKYLEGSLTNKIHHLQNMIDDIFKRQTAEQNLFIIANESEQQTRALNSLAETLTQKISEQFNPVISQMNNHLQQMPKHISEAIGESLKEPLSALSQNAKMAVESQSDNLNALIQTFISKIENATGKQTEQIQSLMANTTQELTSLINNLNQYNQQMILQQQKQDERVTKTFEQMQHIFDDVAKKAASNMNNIYSKQQDVMQQQHQLITEESKNITSNMQKLLENIYKQSHSQEESVEKVIKEIQTMHQELFNSNRTFIKEIEEKSKTILENIIQKVSQIQSVIDRSAQKLTVVPDMLDTFETGSQNLKTFSENTQQATEEFKVSIDKVNQLQDTLNSNMQEAKVIMENMDTTSKNTADMVDNVKHSAEELHKVYQNILEDNRHNLEEFGEEMSKWLKAYDLQVQSTMQNSLNEVQGALVNFANTLSQSIASLEDALESINDKLNK, from the coding sequence ATGACTACAAAAGAAATACTGCTAAAACTTTTACCATTTTCGCATAAAGAGAATGAGACAATTGTTTTTACTACAAATCTAAGTTTTGGTGATTGGATAGTAACAAGTATTGAAATCTTTCTAATAGTAATATTTTTGTTTGCATCGATTAAACTATGGTTTTCTTACCGAAAAGATCTTAAAGATATTGAACTTCTTGAAAAAGAGATTGGTTTACTTAAAGAGAAAGGGTTTGGTTACTACAATGACTTTCTTGAAAATTTAAAACAAAATAGTCGTATTTACCACTTATGGAATGAGTTTGATGAAAGTTTGATAAAACAGGGTAATTCATTAGAGAACTCTCTTGATGCCGATTATTTTTTTAATGAACGCACACTAGCATCTCATGTAGGCTCCAAATTTTACAGTGCTATTGCAGGTATTTTACTTGGTATAGGTTTACTTGGTACTTTTTTTGCACTTTATGTTGCATTGGTAAATCTTAACTTGGAAGGAGACAACCTTAAAGAGTCAATTCGTCACTTTATCGGTATGGTAGGCGTTAAGTTTACTGCTTCAGTATGGGGTATTTTACTATCAGTCTTTTATACATTTATAGAAAAATATTTGGAAGGTTCTTTAACCAATAAAATTCATCATCTACAAAATATGATCGATGATATTTTTAAACGACAAACTGCTGAACAAAATCTTTTTATAATAGCTAATGAATCTGAACAACAGACAAGAGCATTAAACTCATTAGCAGAAACATTAACTCAAAAAATTAGCGAACAATTCAATCCTGTAATTTCTCAAATGAATAACCATTTGCAACAGATGCCTAAACATATTTCAGAAGCTATTGGAGAGTCATTAAAAGAGCCGTTATCAGCTCTTAGCCAAAATGCTAAAATGGCTGTTGAATCACAGTCAGATAATCTAAATGCCCTAATTCAAACTTTTATATCAAAAATAGAAAATGCAACAGGTAAACAAACTGAACAAATTCAATCATTAATGGCTAATACTACGCAAGAGTTGACATCACTGATAAATAATCTTAATCAATACAATCAACAAATGATTCTTCAACAACAAAAGCAAGATGAAAGAGTGACAAAAACTTTTGAGCAAATGCAACATATATTTGATGATGTAGCTAAAAAAGCAGCTTCAAATATGAATAATATTTACTCCAAACAGCAAGACGTTATGCAACAACAACATCAGCTTATTACAGAAGAAAGCAAAAATATAACTTCCAATATGCAAAAACTACTAGAAAATATATATAAACAAAGTCATTCACAAGAAGAGAGTGTAGAAAAAGTTATTAAAGAGATTCAAACTATGCATCAAGAACTCTTCAATTCCAATCGTACCTTTATTAAAGAAATAGAAGAAAAAAGCAAAACTATTTTAGAAAATATTATACAGAAGGTATCTCAGATCCAATCAGTTATAGATAGATCAGCTCAAAAATTAACTGTAGTTCCTGATATGCTTGATACATTTGAAACGGGTAGTCAAAACCTTAAAACATTTTCAGAAAATACACAACAAGCAACTGAAGAGTTTAAAGTATCAATTGATAAGGTTAATCAACTTCAAGATACATTAAATTCAAATATGCAAGAAGCTAAAGTTATTATGGAAAATATGGATACTACCTCAAAAAATACCGCTGATATGGTGGATAACGTTAAACATTCTGCTGAAGAACTGCATAAAGTATATCAAAATATTTTGGAAGACAATAGACATAATCTTGAAGAATTTGGTGAAGAGATGTCAAAATGGCTTAAAGCTTATGATCTACAAGTCCAATCTACAATGCAAAACTCTCTTAATGAAGTACAAGGTGCTTTAGTTAACTTTGCAAATACACTATCGCAAAGCATAGCATCTCTGGAAGATGCTTTAGAATCTATTAATGATAAACTCAATAAATAG